One Lacticaseibacillus rhamnosus genomic window carries:
- a CDS encoding phage portal protein: MKLFRGLATEADPHWADNLLDSGVIPSFRGAYLGISALRNSDVLTAVSIVAGDVSRFPLVITDSSTDEVIDLSDIDYLMNTKVNKRLSAYQWKFSMMVNAILTGNAYSRIVRDPITNEPAMFEFYAPSQTQVDTSDPENLVYRFTPYNASVQKVCSFEDVIHWKFFSYDTIMGRSPLLSLGDEIGLQESGVSTLQKFFKSGLKGSIIKAKESRLSAEARQKIREDFERAQAGADAGSPIIVDATMDYQPLEVDTNVLNLINSNNYSTAQIAKALRVPAYRLAQNSPNQSVKQLADDYIRNDLPFYFEPITSEFELKLLDDNQRHQYRIGFDTKSVNGLPIADVNTAVNGGLWTGNEGRAELGKKPLKDPNMDRIQSTLNTVFLDQKEAYQAEHASQLKGGDANDKGAANDSDTHANS, translated from the coding sequence ATGAAGCTATTTCGAGGACTTGCAACAGAAGCAGATCCCCATTGGGCTGATAATTTGCTTGATTCAGGGGTGATTCCGTCATTTCGTGGGGCTTATCTTGGGATTTCAGCGTTACGCAACTCTGATGTGCTAACAGCAGTATCAATTGTCGCTGGTGACGTCAGCCGGTTCCCGTTAGTGATTACTGACAGCTCAACCGATGAAGTGATAGACTTGTCTGACATTGATTATCTGATGAACACAAAGGTTAACAAACGTTTATCAGCATATCAGTGGAAATTTTCCATGATGGTCAATGCAATTTTGACTGGCAATGCTTATTCGCGGATTGTGCGCGATCCGATAACCAACGAACCAGCTATGTTTGAGTTCTATGCCCCATCACAGACGCAGGTGGACACAAGCGATCCCGAGAATCTTGTCTATCGATTCACACCATACAACGCAAGTGTTCAAAAAGTTTGCAGTTTTGAGGATGTTATTCATTGGAAGTTCTTTTCATATGACACCATCATGGGCCGCTCGCCGCTACTTTCCTTAGGTGATGAGATTGGACTTCAAGAATCCGGTGTTTCCACGCTTCAAAAGTTCTTCAAGAGCGGATTGAAAGGCTCAATTATCAAAGCAAAAGAGAGCCGCCTATCTGCCGAAGCACGCCAGAAGATTCGTGAAGATTTTGAAAGGGCACAGGCAGGTGCTGATGCTGGATCGCCAATTATAGTTGACGCGACGATGGATTATCAGCCGTTGGAAGTTGATACCAACGTTCTTAATCTGATTAACAGCAATAACTATTCAACAGCGCAGATTGCGAAGGCTTTACGGGTGCCAGCGTATCGATTAGCCCAAAATAGTCCCAATCAGTCAGTTAAGCAGCTTGCTGATGACTATATTCGCAATGATCTTCCATTTTACTTTGAACCGATTACAAGCGAGTTTGAACTAAAGTTGCTTGATGACAACCAGCGCCATCAGTATCGCATTGGCTTTGACACAAAATCAGTAAACGGATTGCCGATTGCTGACGTCAATACAGCAGTTAATGGCGGACTGTGGACTGGAAACGAGGGACGTGCGGAGCTTGGAAAGAAACCGTTAAAAGACCCGAACATGGATCGTATTCAGTCGACACTTAACACAGTGTTCCTTGATCAAAAGGAAGCATATCAAGCTGAACACGCATCGCAATTGAAGGGAGGTGATGCTAATGACAAAGGAGCTGCGAATGACAGCGACACCCATGCAAATTCGTGA
- a CDS encoding head-tail connector protein, protein MADTTLDKSPLTDEQFQVLKMYLKVDQTIEDPMIMQLVHDACGEISSAISFGSKPEQFLSNPETRDRFFTALMKQVKEDYDYRGMGAEVMRFPLQTSTTNIINQLRSELPEEDGDPDAN, encoded by the coding sequence TTGGCAGATACTACGCTTGACAAAAGCCCACTGACTGATGAACAGTTTCAGGTTCTGAAAATGTACTTGAAAGTTGATCAGACAATCGAAGACCCAATGATTATGCAACTGGTGCATGACGCTTGTGGTGAAATCAGTTCGGCTATTAGTTTTGGATCAAAGCCGGAACAATTTCTAAGCAATCCAGAAACTCGGGATCGTTTTTTCACAGCACTTATGAAGCAAGTGAAGGAAGACTATGACTACCGAGGTATGGGTGCTGAAGTCATGCGCTTTCCGTTGCAAACATCAACCACAAATATCATCAATCAGCTTCGCTCAGAATTGCCGGAAGAGGATGGTGATCCTGATGCGAACTAA
- a CDS encoding RusA family crossover junction endodeoxyribonuclease, which produces MNRIIIPLPLMTLNQYIKVERGNMFGGAKVKKQATETVMLAVRKAMNQGVKFQWGKPLSFDWYWYDKRTDPDNIAFQHKFIFDGMQKAEFLENDNWDHIVELRDRFFIDKANPRVEVEEID; this is translated from the coding sequence GTGAACAGGATCATTATTCCATTGCCCCTCATGACTCTTAATCAGTACATCAAGGTTGAACGAGGCAATATGTTCGGCGGAGCAAAAGTCAAGAAACAAGCAACGGAAACGGTAATGTTGGCTGTTAGAAAAGCGATGAATCAGGGCGTGAAATTTCAATGGGGAAAACCTCTAAGTTTCGACTGGTACTGGTATGACAAGCGAACAGACCCGGACAACATCGCGTTTCAGCACAAGTTTATCTTCGACGGCATGCAAAAGGCTGAATTTTTAGAAAACGACAACTGGGATCACATTGTAGAACTGCGAGATCGGTTCTTTATTGACAAAGCTAATCCGAGAGTTGAAGTCGAAGAGATCGATTAA
- a CDS encoding phage major capsid protein, with amino-acid sequence MTLDEKLAAVKKQLDEKRSALPAMKTELRSLLEGEDSEENLKKAEGVRAKYDKAGKEIKDLEEKRDLYEAALKGNEQPSGKKPNHPEEHSYRDALNAYLHTRGRNTDGVNFEKTEAGEFAIFRADPTDASDAVNAGVKAADAAVTIPETISNTPQRELQTVVDLKPFTNVFQASTQKGTYPTVANATTKMATVAELEKNPAMAKPDFKSIDWSVETYRQALPVSQESIDDSAIDLVGLIAQNAQQIKVNTTNSAVATLLKGFTAKTISSIDDLKHINNVDLDPAYSRAIIASQSFYNFLDTVKDGNGRYLLQDSILTPSGKSVLGMPIVVVSDDTLGAAGEAHAFLGDIKRAILFANRADFMVRWTDDQIHGQYLQAGMRFGVSVADEKAGYFLTYTPKA; translated from the coding sequence ATGACTTTAGATGAAAAATTAGCTGCTGTTAAAAAGCAACTTGATGAAAAGCGTTCAGCGTTGCCAGCTATGAAGACAGAACTTCGTTCTTTACTTGAAGGTGAAGATTCCGAGGAAAACCTGAAGAAGGCAGAAGGCGTTCGTGCCAAGTATGATAAAGCTGGCAAAGAGATCAAAGATCTTGAAGAAAAACGTGACTTATACGAGGCTGCGTTGAAAGGCAATGAACAGCCGAGTGGGAAGAAGCCCAATCATCCGGAAGAGCATAGCTATCGCGATGCACTGAATGCTTATTTGCATACTCGTGGTCGTAATACTGATGGCGTCAATTTTGAAAAGACAGAAGCTGGTGAATTTGCAATTTTTCGTGCCGATCCTACCGATGCCAGTGATGCTGTAAATGCAGGTGTTAAGGCAGCGGATGCGGCCGTGACCATTCCAGAAACTATTAGCAATACACCACAGCGTGAATTGCAGACTGTTGTTGATCTGAAACCTTTCACGAACGTATTCCAAGCCTCCACACAAAAGGGTACTTACCCAACAGTTGCAAATGCTACAACCAAGATGGCTACTGTTGCCGAGTTGGAAAAGAACCCAGCAATGGCAAAGCCGGACTTCAAATCGATCGACTGGTCTGTTGAAACGTATCGTCAGGCTCTTCCGGTTTCACAGGAATCTATTGACGACTCCGCAATTGATTTGGTTGGGTTGATTGCCCAGAACGCACAACAAATTAAGGTCAACACGACTAACAGTGCCGTTGCAACTCTGCTGAAAGGCTTCACTGCCAAGACGATCTCTAGCATTGATGATTTGAAGCATATCAACAACGTGGATTTGGACCCTGCGTACTCTCGTGCAATCATCGCGTCCCAGAGCTTTTACAACTTCTTGGATACGGTGAAAGACGGTAATGGCCGTTACTTGTTGCAAGACAGTATCTTGACCCCGTCTGGCAAGAGCGTTCTTGGTATGCCGATTGTTGTTGTATCTGATGATACTTTGGGTGCAGCAGGCGAAGCACACGCCTTTTTGGGTGACATCAAGCGGGCGATTCTGTTTGCTAACCGCGCAGACTTCATGGTTCGCTGGACGGATGACCAGATTCACGGTCAATATTTGCAAGCTGGTATGCGCTTTGGTGTATCTGTTGCTGACGAAAAAGCAGGGTACTTCCTAACATATACCCCAAAAGCGTAA
- a CDS encoding thioredoxin domain-containing protein, whose amino-acid sequence MSGMKRVSYGYVSHTEQAIIEKLSREEKHMNAIIYTKPRCQKCRRTVFKLSQVMPVQTITADADDYERFRKLGYRSMPVVTIYKADGTHDEWCDLRVDKIKQYTEMI is encoded by the coding sequence ATGTCAGGTATGAAAAGAGTCAGCTACGGGTACGTTAGCCACACAGAGCAAGCAATAATTGAGAAATTATCGAGAGAAGAGAAACACATGAACGCAATCATTTACACAAAGCCGCGCTGTCAAAAGTGCCGGCGAACAGTATTCAAGCTGTCACAAGTCATGCCAGTGCAAACCATCACAGCAGACGCGGACGACTACGAGCGGTTCCGCAAGCTGGGATACCGATCAATGCCAGTCGTAACAATCTACAAGGCAGACGGCACACATGATGAATGGTGCGACTTGCGGGTTGACAAGATCAAACAATACACGGAAATGATTTAG
- a CDS encoding NUMOD4 motif-containing HNH endonuclease encodes MNSTEVWKDIEDYKGLYQVSNLGRVRSLDRVDMRGNHLKGKVLAYNLAGAGYLQVGLHRDGKVEQKLVHRLVSEAFLPNPDNLPEVNHKDEDKTNNNVSNLEWCTRLYNMTYGTLVERMAKANGSPVYVITSSGHRYYFDSIKKASRLLGLKDTGVHACLCGRQKHHHGYTFELAV; translated from the coding sequence ATGAACTCAACTGAAGTTTGGAAAGATATTGAAGATTACAAAGGACTATATCAGGTTAGCAATCTTGGCCGAGTAAGGAGTCTTGACCGTGTAGACATGCGAGGAAACCACTTAAAAGGGAAAGTGCTCGCTTACAATTTAGCAGGTGCTGGGTATCTTCAGGTTGGCCTGCATCGAGATGGAAAAGTTGAGCAAAAACTCGTTCACCGTCTTGTGAGTGAAGCATTTCTGCCGAACCCCGACAACTTGCCCGAAGTCAACCACAAAGACGAAGACAAGACAAACAACAATGTATCTAATCTGGAATGGTGCACAAGACTTTACAATATGACATATGGTACTTTAGTTGAACGCATGGCAAAGGCGAACGGAAGTCCGGTTTATGTAATCACTAGCTCAGGACACCGGTACTACTTCGACAGTATTAAGAAAGCCTCGAGACTTCTCGGACTGAAGGACACTGGAGTACATGCTTGCCTTTGTGGCAGGCAAAAACATCACCACGGCTATACATTCGAGTTGGCGGTGTAG
- a CDS encoding Ig-like domain-containing protein encodes MSQKTFTGGVGATKDITVTVTPDGAPQAVEAVSSDESVATVVKKSDGIYTITNLAAGTATITFSTNGISSTLAVTVNAG; translated from the coding sequence TTGAGCCAGAAAACGTTCACGGGTGGTGTCGGTGCCACAAAAGATATCACGGTGACAGTCACTCCTGATGGCGCTCCTCAAGCAGTCGAAGCTGTGTCGAGCGATGAAAGCGTCGCTACGGTTGTTAAGAAGTCCGATGGTATTTACACAATTACCAATCTGGCAGCGGGCACAGCGACAATCACATTTAGCACTAATGGCATCAGCTCAACGCTTGCTGTTACTGTTAACGCCGGGTAG
- a CDS encoding DUF1642 domain-containing protein: MSEEKIYLIKNDHGEYLTVERTAPWWNSPVGTAVRNIDVALAWAEKYGGHVVTFVEEPKKVVLTKEQAEIVERAHSGKFPAASIAFYGDDDEEPLMNAYVNGYTVAKEKKYNVKVPHTKEVWYYKSGDTDLLTICPADKELRGKFTEAEIEHYGLQYCEKEEVTDDDE; encoded by the coding sequence ATGAGCGAAGAGAAAATATACCTTATTAAGAACGATCATGGGGAATACTTGACCGTTGAGCGTACGGCACCTTGGTGGAACAGTCCGGTAGGAACCGCTGTAAGAAATATTGATGTTGCGCTTGCATGGGCGGAAAAGTATGGCGGTCACGTTGTCACGTTCGTTGAGGAGCCTAAAAAGGTAGTCCTAACCAAGGAGCAAGCCGAAATCGTTGAACGTGCACATAGCGGCAAGTTCCCAGCAGCCAGCATTGCTTTCTATGGCGATGATGACGAAGAGCCGCTGATGAATGCTTACGTCAACGGCTACACCGTGGCAAAGGAGAAGAAGTATAACGTCAAGGTGCCACATACCAAAGAGGTTTGGTATTACAAGTCCGGCGATACAGATTTGTTAACGATTTGCCCAGCGGATAAAGAACTTCGTGGCAAGTTCACCGAAGCAGAGATCGAGCACTACGGCTTGCAATACTGCGAAAAAGAAGAGGTGACTGACGATGACGAATAA
- a CDS encoding HK97 family phage prohead protease, with protein MTKELRMTATPMQIRDGDEKHPTVIEGYALKFDRKSEIMGGGEFSFREHIDRHALDNADMSNVVALFNHDQNQVLGRTGVNLELTIDDTGLKYTLTPPDTQLGRDLLENVRQGIISQSSFAFTIAPDKDAQKWQKSSERGVKYERTINNIDHLFDVSPVTTPAYPDTEVKVGARSLEQIKALDQPPEWELKRRKMLYQLNKEELLKGIE; from the coding sequence ATGACAAAGGAGCTGCGAATGACAGCGACACCCATGCAAATTCGTGATGGGGATGAGAAACATCCAACTGTCATCGAAGGTTATGCGCTTAAATTTGACCGGAAATCTGAAATCATGGGCGGCGGTGAATTTAGTTTTCGTGAGCACATTGACCGCCATGCGCTCGACAATGCTGATATGAGCAATGTCGTGGCGCTATTTAACCATGATCAAAACCAAGTGTTAGGCCGCACTGGCGTTAATTTGGAACTGACCATTGACGACACTGGACTTAAGTACACTCTGACGCCACCAGATACACAACTCGGTCGTGACTTACTAGAAAACGTCCGGCAAGGGATTATCAGTCAGTCAAGCTTTGCATTTACGATTGCGCCAGACAAAGACGCGCAAAAGTGGCAAAAGTCAAGCGAACGAGGGGTTAAATACGAGCGCACAATCAACAACATTGATCATCTGTTTGATGTTTCGCCGGTGACAACACCTGCTTATCCAGACACTGAGGTAAAGGTCGGAGCACGATCGTTGGAACAGATAAAAGCGCTAGATCAGCCGCCAGAATGGGAACTTAAGCGGCGCAAGATGCTTTATCAACTGAATAAAGAGGAATTGCTCAAGGGCATCGAATAA
- a CDS encoding GcrA family cell cycle regulator — MQWTDEQIGDIRKLASEGFTRRETADKLGISYDALQGKARRLGIEFQKPAKNEYDSAKTDRNSKPVDRKVALNADGSQTVTALMRLKHEPNKDPRTLMELCGYDPDKFEMVLGDYKVYEQHSTEDGTVPQYSIHIRVKPKQGLSINEMAEAFNDKIIPVNYGMKKSGDRNLVIPLPDLHFGWTTFADLKDMVSQLREIIMDGYNEIVIEQLGDLFHSDQIHATQTVRGTQLDHANMRQAFHDAVKLFDQIIPLAIEYSNRVSIKSVFGNHSGDLEYAFLYALIDRYPQVHVDLNDSNPATDWRCAYLLGHVGIMLAHGDVAKDKLTGLFPFEYKKIFNMAKTYELHSGHYHSERFKDDRGIMWRQLGTAKPNDPYEIKNGFTTGKHLLYAFVYDDERLRCTYELN, encoded by the coding sequence ATGCAATGGACAGATGAACAGATCGGTGACATTAGGAAGCTCGCCTCTGAAGGCTTTACCAGACGCGAGACAGCCGACAAACTCGGAATTAGCTATGATGCGCTTCAAGGTAAAGCAAGACGGCTTGGCATCGAGTTCCAAAAACCAGCCAAGAATGAATACGATTCAGCGAAAACAGATAGAAACAGCAAACCCGTTGATAGAAAAGTCGCTCTTAATGCTGATGGTAGTCAAACAGTCACGGCCTTAATGAGACTCAAGCATGAGCCAAATAAAGACCCACGAACTTTGATGGAGTTGTGTGGATACGATCCTGATAAGTTCGAGATGGTCTTAGGCGACTACAAAGTTTATGAGCAGCATAGTACCGAAGACGGCACAGTTCCGCAGTATAGCATTCATATTCGCGTAAAGCCGAAACAAGGCTTATCGATAAATGAAATGGCTGAAGCGTTCAACGACAAAATCATTCCGGTCAATTACGGCATGAAGAAATCGGGCGATCGCAACTTAGTCATCCCATTGCCTGACCTGCATTTTGGCTGGACAACATTCGCCGATCTAAAAGACATGGTGAGTCAACTTAGAGAGATAATCATGGACGGCTACAACGAGATTGTGATCGAGCAATTGGGAGATCTGTTCCATAGTGATCAGATTCATGCAACACAAACGGTTAGAGGAACACAATTAGATCACGCAAACATGCGTCAGGCATTCCATGATGCTGTGAAGTTGTTTGATCAGATTATTCCGCTGGCAATTGAATATAGCAATCGCGTCTCAATAAAGAGCGTGTTCGGTAACCATTCAGGTGATCTCGAATACGCTTTTCTTTATGCGCTAATAGATCGCTATCCGCAAGTACACGTTGATCTCAATGACAGTAATCCGGCAACCGACTGGCGCTGTGCATACTTGCTAGGGCATGTTGGCATTATGCTCGCCCACGGAGATGTAGCCAAGGACAAGCTGACAGGGCTTTTCCCATTTGAGTACAAAAAGATATTCAATATGGCAAAAACATACGAACTTCACTCAGGCCACTATCATAGCGAGCGGTTTAAAGATGATCGTGGCATTATGTGGCGCCAGCTTGGAACAGCAAAGCCAAATGATCCCTATGAGATTAAGAATGGCTTCACCACGGGCAAACATCTGCTGTATGCGTTCGTTTATGACGATGAAAGGCTACGGTGCACTTATGAACTCAACTGA
- a CDS encoding helix-turn-helix domain-containing protein translates to MIEHENETNNAGQYWARERLRNFLDDHPSLPIYRFALIAGVSRITISSFLSGREVMMITLTKIAKAMGISLEKLKQPISEEEYKELLEESSNASN, encoded by the coding sequence ATGATTGAGCATGAGAACGAAACTAACAATGCAGGCCAATATTGGGCACGTGAACGACTTCGCAACTTTCTTGATGATCATCCCAGCTTGCCAATATACCGTTTTGCTTTGATTGCTGGCGTGAGTCGCATCACTATTTCTAGTTTTCTTAGTGGCAGAGAGGTAATGATGATCACACTTACAAAGATAGCTAAAGCCATGGGAATATCGCTAGAAAAGCTAAAACAGCCAATTAGCGAGGAAGAATACAAGGAACTACTGGAGGAATCTTCAAATGCAAGCAATTAA
- a CDS encoding terminase large subunit encodes MSKFKDPMPNFIKRVLDGRLITSKAVNLAVKRHQEDLKRTDWRWRYDPNLAGKAVKFMEILPEPKSGKPQPLAPFQKFIIGSIYGWVDKDDPNIRRFTDVFISMARKNGKSLLISGVILYEFLFGKNPANKRQLYTAANDRKQAGIVFGMVKDRLRALMRKDPGIKRMVKITRDELVNLDDGSTIRSFSRDTGLVDGYEPHVAVVDEYANAKTTDMIETLASGQVLLPSYLTFIISTAGFDMNVPMFQQNYPYAKKVLSGEETAERYFAFIAEQDNVQEVDDPNSWIKSNPLLDVDIVHDQITDYLTTKLSQARADGSLNAKLVKNFNIWRQATEDSYLDFDAWKDAELSEKPDIRGKRAWIGIDVGRTSDLFAITWLIPQEGWWWLDGYAFVASKGGIDNKIKTDRIDYLAAEQHSEGEISSLESGIIDNDRVYEWLEDFIERNDLDVQGIMYDPYQFGPMLTAIEKNHPEWPMVQVRQGTLTLSMPTKQFRDDVIGGRIKHSDNRIMQAAAMNAVLMSDNNGVRINKNKYANKIDMIDATLDAYAIAFKEDLDNYLDDERVFSDDFGF; translated from the coding sequence TTGTCAAAATTTAAAGATCCAATGCCTAATTTCATAAAACGTGTGCTAGACGGTCGTCTTATTACTTCTAAGGCAGTTAATCTCGCGGTGAAACGGCATCAAGAAGACTTGAAACGAACAGATTGGCGATGGCGATATGATCCAAATCTAGCGGGAAAAGCTGTTAAATTTATGGAGATTCTGCCAGAACCAAAAAGTGGGAAACCACAACCATTAGCACCGTTTCAAAAATTCATTATTGGCAGTATATATGGCTGGGTTGACAAAGATGATCCAAATATAAGGCGATTTACCGATGTGTTCATTTCGATGGCACGAAAAAACGGTAAGTCGCTTTTGATTTCTGGCGTCATTCTGTATGAGTTTCTGTTCGGAAAGAATCCAGCCAACAAACGGCAATTATATACCGCTGCTAATGATCGCAAGCAGGCCGGCATTGTATTCGGAATGGTAAAAGACCGATTACGTGCGCTCATGCGGAAAGACCCAGGCATCAAACGAATGGTTAAGATTACGCGAGATGAACTTGTCAATTTAGACGACGGATCAACAATTCGTTCGTTCTCTCGTGATACAGGACTTGTCGATGGCTATGAACCCCATGTTGCGGTGGTTGACGAATATGCCAACGCTAAAACAACAGATATGATTGAAACCCTTGCCTCAGGTCAGGTGTTACTGCCTAGTTATCTGACGTTCATCATTTCAACGGCTGGATTCGACATGAACGTGCCGATGTTTCAACAAAATTATCCATATGCAAAAAAGGTGTTGTCCGGTGAAGAAACGGCAGAACGCTATTTTGCATTCATTGCTGAACAAGACAACGTACAAGAGGTTGATGACCCCAATTCTTGGATTAAATCGAATCCGCTACTTGACGTTGATATTGTGCATGATCAGATCACCGACTATTTGACCACAAAGCTATCTCAAGCACGTGCTGATGGCAGTTTAAATGCAAAACTGGTCAAGAATTTCAACATTTGGCGGCAAGCGACTGAAGATAGTTATTTAGACTTCGATGCTTGGAAGGATGCTGAATTGAGTGAAAAGCCTGATATTCGCGGCAAAAGAGCTTGGATTGGTATTGATGTTGGTCGTACAAGCGACCTTTTTGCCATTACTTGGTTAATCCCGCAAGAAGGCTGGTGGTGGCTCGATGGTTATGCATTTGTCGCTTCTAAAGGCGGAATTGATAACAAAATCAAGACGGATCGGATTGACTACTTGGCTGCTGAACAACACAGCGAAGGAGAGATCAGCAGCTTAGAGTCAGGTATCATCGACAACGATCGGGTATATGAATGGCTCGAAGACTTCATTGAACGTAATGACTTAGATGTTCAAGGTATCATGTACGACCCTTATCAATTTGGACCAATGCTAACGGCAATTGAGAAGAATCATCCTGAGTGGCCGATGGTACAGGTACGACAAGGAACGCTGACACTGTCAATGCCAACTAAGCAGTTCCGCGATGATGTTATAGGCGGTCGCATAAAGCATTCAGATAATCGCATTATGCAGGCCGCCGCAATGAACGCGGTTCTAATGTCTGACAACAACGGCGTCCGTATTAATAAGAATAAGTATGCTAACAAAATAGACATGATTGATGCCACGCTTGATGCTTATGCCATCGCGTTCAAGGAAGACTTGGACAACTACTTGGACGATGAGCGTGTCTTCAGCGATGATTTTGGCTTCTAG
- a CDS encoding head-tail adaptor protein, which translates to MRTNRMTERIAFVSYESKKVNGVPVDGVLVKHMTVWAEVPKVPIREANDPQTKLGTRKDSPTFLVRFLTAEEIQPTWRIQWRGNEYQITGLDPDYERRDLTTITAKAVS; encoded by the coding sequence ATGCGAACTAATCGAATGACTGAGAGAATTGCGTTCGTCAGCTATGAGTCAAAAAAGGTTAACGGAGTTCCGGTTGATGGTGTGCTTGTTAAGCATATGACGGTTTGGGCGGAAGTTCCTAAGGTGCCAATCAGAGAAGCAAATGATCCACAGACAAAGTTGGGAACTCGCAAAGACAGCCCGACTTTTTTAGTGCGATTTTTGACCGCAGAGGAAATCCAACCAACTTGGAGAATTCAATGGCGTGGTAATGAATATCAAATCACAGGGCTTGATCCTGATTACGAGAGGCGCGATCTGACAACGATTACGGCAAAGGCGGTGAGCTGA
- a CDS encoding P27 family phage terminase small subunit: MAGKYKVLQMSKGDLTKERQEAKLHAELMAKDGIPKLQVTPPNHLDPVAKQEYKRIIESLGTLPLRNLDRAELENYCTWYSVYKNTSVNMKLALKNGDQDEYYAYISTLNKATANIKSLASDLGLNVNSRMQMSMPKTEAQKNDSIIDTFG; this comes from the coding sequence ATGGCTGGAAAATACAAAGTGTTGCAAATGTCTAAGGGTGATTTGACCAAAGAACGGCAAGAAGCCAAGCTACATGCGGAATTAATGGCCAAAGATGGCATTCCAAAACTTCAGGTAACACCGCCTAATCATCTTGACCCAGTCGCAAAACAAGAATACAAGCGAATCATCGAATCTTTGGGGACCTTACCACTTAGAAATCTCGATCGCGCCGAGTTGGAAAACTATTGTACATGGTATTCGGTTTACAAAAACACATCGGTCAACATGAAATTGGCTTTAAAGAATGGAGATCAAGATGAATATTATGCGTACATTAGCACCTTGAATAAAGCCACAGCAAATATTAAAAGTCTAGCCAGTGATCTTGGCCTTAATGTCAACAGCCGGATGCAGATGAGCATGCCTAAGACCGAAGCACAGAAGAACGATTCAATCATTGATACTTTTGGCTAG
- a CDS encoding HNH endonuclease: MPSKKLAFINGRPQLVDANARVRSEADRQYNRVRNEQQSDYLRFYHSNEWKQLREQILIRDNSLCQRCGLQASLVDHIVPSEDDWEDRTNADNLQALCRDCHYWKTRRETTKRKKGQHRAMKITVIVGYPASGKSTYVKRHQGQHDLVYDYYHLMTALTGLPLHQGNIDANDYVQLIYELILRKLKAEQTFDHVWLVMTYPDDKLDTLLASRDVEHILIDTDRDTCMQRLSKQGRDVSQLIKAMNKLDEMKSENKFAKFKKIKN, encoded by the coding sequence ATGCCAAGTAAGAAGCTCGCCTTTATAAATGGAAGACCACAATTGGTTGATGCCAATGCTCGTGTTAGATCGGAGGCGGATAGGCAGTACAACCGTGTGCGGAATGAGCAGCAGTCGGACTACCTTAGGTTCTATCACAGTAATGAATGGAAGCAGCTGCGTGAGCAGATATTGATTAGAGACAACAGTTTATGCCAACGCTGTGGCCTGCAAGCCTCATTAGTTGATCATATTGTTCCAAGCGAAGATGACTGGGAAGACCGCACGAATGCGGATAACCTGCAGGCTTTATGCAGGGACTGCCACTACTGGAAGACGAGACGTGAGACAACCAAGCGTAAGAAGGGACAACATCGAGCCATGAAGATTACAGTAATCGTTGGCTATCCAGCAAGTGGCAAGTCAACGTACGTCAAGCGGCATCAAGGACAGCATGACCTCGTCTATGATTACTACCATCTCATGACGGCGTTAACAGGGCTGCCATTACATCAGGGCAATATAGACGCCAATGATTATGTGCAGCTAATCTATGAGCTGATACTGCGGAAGCTTAAAGCAGAGCAGACATTCGACCATGTATGGTTAGTCATGACATATCCAGATGATAAGTTAGACACGTTGCTTGCTAGTCGAGATGTCGAACACATACTCATTGACACTGACCGAGACACATGCATGCAGAGACTATCCAAGCAAGGTCGAGATGTGAGTCAACTCATCAAAGCGATGAACAAACTTGACGAAATGAAATCAGAAAACAAATTTGCAAAATTCAAGAAAATAAAAAATTAA